In Toxotes jaculatrix isolate fToxJac2 chromosome 12, fToxJac2.pri, whole genome shotgun sequence, the following are encoded in one genomic region:
- the csf1rb gene encoding macrophage colony-stimulating factor 1 receptor 2, protein MLVHSLLLSIALSCCCSAEDRPGPPVIRLNSVILPNQTERVLTAGSAFSLGCHGNGSISWSSTAFYFAYEEKLPDLVEVKSTVPRHTGTYHCRYTAHSLEYLDTWIHLYVKDPADPNSVFVTPRWTPAVKEGQDFLFKCLLTDPSVKNLTLQSEGTSGDRGWGLPQGMNVTFDPQKGALIQDVRRSFKGCYVCSGWKDGRQFRSRPVNLLVVPRLRHPPSLSISQDEFVRLEGEKFEVTCLASNPSHFYNLTWTHPNTQRLSVNVSRNYRNSRLYMNSMLTVSAVSLKHSGSYTCTAVNEAGVATATAHLRVLNRPYLRIYLQSMQHVNANTRTTEVKEALHAYDSSMGRRMAMEVQQEQDTNISSGSPEVNGEMIGPNGTDVNKASSANVSSNSKVEVYKGQDVMLTFVIEAYPPIRNQNWTTPAHINNTKNTVYQESYTANGYRSEASLLLHRVRHSDRGRYSFHFSNSFFNGSQNVDLRIYSSPRVLISLHNDTLTCLSYGYPLPTILWYTCPGVQNMCRNDSIYHESQAAVASQGEEEEEEEELVRKHLLLSAGDDVTVECVAYNEIGQSNDVINLRSKREPPGFFTPALIGALSTAGVLFLLLWIVLYKWRQKPKYEIRWKIIESTDGNSYTFVDPTQLPYNLNWEFPRDKLRLGAVLGSGAFGKVVEATAYGLGTDNVTRVAVKMLKPSAHAEEREALMSELKILSHLGYHDNIVNLLGACTRGGPMLMITEYCSHGDLLNFLRAHAQDFMTSILSVDETEGEAFYKNMAAQHARLRSDSGISCCSEYQDMLPVQSPGQIHQGVQKDSLSVGDLMRFSYQVAQGLDFLSTRNCIHRDVAARNVLLTDRRVAKICDFGLARDIRNDDSYIVQGNARLPVKWMAPESIFQCVYTVQSDVWSYGVLLWEIFSLGKSPYPNTAVDTNFYKMIKDGRHMAQPDFAPAEMYQLMILCWSLEPTDRPTFKTIGQLIKRLLPSTIDMSPRHSHQATYRNIVECKEEEEEAGGPETLKIAAEEEELRQREQRDDEEEEKEPMMKNIYQLS, encoded by the exons atgttggtccattctctgctgctgtcgatcgccctcagctgctgctgctctgctgaag ACCGTCCCGGTCCTCCGGTGATTCGTCTGAACTCTGTCATCCTGCCAAATCAAACTGAAAGGGTCCTGACTGCTGGCTCTGCCTTCTCCCTCGGTTGCCATGGTAACGGTTCGATCAGTTGGTCCagcactgcattttattttgcgTACGAGGAGAAACTGCCGGACCTTGTGGAGGTGAAGAGCACAGTTCCTAGACATACTGGAACATACCACTGTAGGTACACCGCCCACAGTCTGGAATATCTGGACACCTGGATCCACCTGTACGTCAAAG ACCCAGCCGACCccaacagtgtgtttgtcactCCTCGCTGGACCCCTGCTGTCAAAGAAGGCCAGGACTTCCTTTTTAAGTGTCTGCTGACTGACCCATCTGTCAAAAATCTCACCCTCCAATCAGAGGGCACCTCTGGGGACAGGGGCTGGGGCCTGCCCCAGGGCATgaatgtgacctttgacccccaaAAAGGAGCCCTGATCCAAGATGTGCGGAGGTCATTCAAAGGATGCTATGTCTGTTCAGGCTGGAAGGATGGCAGACAGTTCAGATCCAGACctgtcaacctgctggtggtCCCCA GGCTGCGTCATCCTCCTTCCCTGTCTATCAGTCAGGATGAATTTGTCCGTCTGGAAGGAGAAAAGTTTGAGGTCACCTGTCTGGCCAGTAACCCCTCCCACTTCTACAATCTCACCTGGACACACCCGAATACACAG AGACTGAGCGTGAACGTCAGCCGTAACTATAGAAACTCCCGCCTGTACATGAACAGCATGCTGACCgtctctgctgtcagtctgAAACACAGCGGATCATACACCTGTACAGCTGTCAACGAAGCTGGCGTCGCCACAGCAACCGCACACCTCAGAGTTCTGA ATCGTCCCTACCTGAGAATCTACCTGCAGTCCATGCAACATGTTAATGCTAACACCAGGACCACAGAGGTCAAGGAGGCCCTGCATGCCTATGATAGCAGCATGGGGAGAAGGATGGCAATGGAAGTGCAACAAGAGCAAGATACTAACATTAGCAGTGGTTCACCGGAGGTGAATGGTGAAATGATTGGCCCCAATGGAACAGATGTGAATAAAGCCAGCAGTGCTAACGTTAGCAGCAACAGCAAAGTGGAGGTGTATAAAGGCCAAGATGTGATGCTAACATTTGTGATAGAGGCATATCCTCCAATCAGGAACCAGAACTGGACAACACCAGCACACATCAACAACACCAAAAATACAGTGTACCAGGAGAGCTACACTGCTAACGGCTAcag GTCGGAGGCAAGCCTGCTGCTGCATCGAGTCCGTCACAGTGACCGAGGTCGATACTCATTCCATTTCTCAAATTCGTTCTTTAACGGGTCACAGAATGTTGATCTCCGAATCTACA GTTCTCCAAGAGTCTTGATCAGTCTGCACAATGACACCCTGACCTGCCTCAGCTATGGATATCCACTACCCACAATCCTCTGGTACACCTGCCCCGGGGTCCAGAACAT GTGTAGAAACGACTCCATCTATCACGAATCTCAAGCTGCTGTGGCTtcacagggagaggaggaggaggaggaggaggagctggtgaGGAAACACCTCCTCCTTTCGGCAGGTGATGATGTCACTGTTGAGTGTGTTGCCTACAATGAGATTGGACAGTCAAACGATGTCATCAATCTAC GTTCTAAGAGAGAACCTCCAGGGTTCTTCACTCCAGCTCTGATTGGAGCTCTGAGCACTGCTGGTGtcctctttctgctgctgtggattgTCCTTTACAAGTGGAGACAG AAACCCAAATATGAGATTCGCTGGAAGATCATCGAGAGCACAGATGGAAACAGCTACACCTTTGTTGACCCCACCCAGCTGCCATACAATCTCAACTGGGAGTTTCCAAGAGACAAACTCCGCCTGG GTGCTGTTTTGGGTTCGGGAGCATTCGGGAAGGTTGTCGAGGCAACGGCGTACGGTCTGGGAACCGACAATGTCACCAGAGTTGCTGTCAAGATGCTCAAAC CGAGCGCTCACGCAGAGGAACGTGAAGCTCTCATGTCGGAGCTGAAGATCCTCAGCCATCTTGGCTACCATGACAATATCGTCAACCTGCTGGGAGCCTGCACTCGAGGAG GCCCAATGCTGATGATCACCGAGTACTGCAGCCATGGCGACCTGCTCAACTTCCTGCGGGCTCACGCTCAGGACTTCATGACATCCATTTTGAGTGTGGATGAAACTGAGGGAGAGGCTTTCTATAAGAACATGGCTGCCCAGCACGCCAGGCTCAGGAG TGACAGTGGGATCTCGTGCTGTTCAGAGTATCAGGACATGCTGCCGGTTCAGAGTCCGGGACAAATACACCAGG gtgtGCAGAAAGACAGCCTGTCTGTAGGTGACCTCATGAGGTTTTCCTACCAGGTGGCTCAAGGTCTGGACTTCCTGTCCACCAGGAAT TGCATCCACAGAGACGTGGCAGCGAGGAATGTCCTGCTGACTGATCGCCGTGTTGCTAAGATCTGTGACTTCGGTTTGGCTCGAGACATTCGCAACGACGACAGCTACATCGTGCAGGGAAAC GCCCGCCTCCCAGTGAAGTGGATGGCTCCGGAGAGcatctttcagtgtgtttacaccGTGCAGAGCGACGTCTGGTCCTATGGAGTCCTGCTGTGGGAGATTTTTTCTCTGG GTAAGAGTCCTTATCCAAACACTGCTGTGGATACCAACTTCTACAAGATGATCAAAGATGGCCGCCACATGGCTCAGCCAGACTTTGCTCCAGCAGAGAT GTATCAGCTGATGATTCTCTGCTGGAGTCTGGAGCCTACTGACAGACCAACCTTCAAAACGATTGGTCAGCTCATCAAAAGGCTCCTCCCCTCCACCATCGACATGTCACCGCGTCACAGCCACCAG GCAACGTACAGGAACATCGTCGAGtgcaaagaagaagaggaggaggctggaggaccagaaacactgaagatagcagcagaagaagaagagctcagGCAGAGAG AGCAGCgcgatgatgaagaggaggagaaagagccGATGATGAAGAACATCTACCAGCTTTCCTGA
- the LOC121190514 gene encoding platelet-derived growth factor receptor beta-like isoform X1, translating into MMESIRGQTGSLNLLPFLLGVFLFHPESGVCLELLPSASEVLLNSNSNFTVVCSGWSQVTWQLPQDSQVDGVAVENRGSTSILQLLNVTWRNSGRYTCEEALSYQSRDINIFIPGQGPDEWFVPMGPGVVMKEAEEDTIPCVVSNPQLNVSLYERPGRTPVTGMTYEPGRGFTGRLDDTSYVCLASHGDEERESQVYYVFSIVVPKVMEVDLTVSSSVLKQGEVLTVNCTVKDTEMVFFSWDYPRRQKVEPVTEFLPNRIRSFVNISTATVTDSGVYVCAVQETMQGRTVEKNITVTVLDRGYVYLWPSGETNVSSLLHHTVEFRVEVDAHPAPTVLWTKDNQTVATETTSITMTHLTGSRYVSTLTLVRVQMDQTGSYTATVSNEDDVEEVMFSLEVKVPPRITSLLEVSSKAVLCVSEGAPPPSVTWFTCHSTHRCSNVTGGWRSLSAASEDVSLQENVTEVEERGVSQVRSVLTLQALSSLSAVRCEAKNSAGRRVRDLRVLSTSLLSQVAVLAAVLVLVIIAVFFLIILIILWRKKPRYEVRWKVIESVSPDGQQYTYLDPTHLPYNSTWEIPRDSVVLGQVLGSGAFGRVVEGNVSGLIHSHSTTKVAVKMVKSRSSAAQSLMSELKVLVHLGPHLNIVNLLGACTRGGPVYLITEFCRHGDLVNYLQRNKHTFLQSDAHTKRDTDGGYMDMTNEESAQYVAMQQLSYADIEPVVYETPYTPPDQQEASSVLLSDSPVLSLGDLLSFSYQVSQAMDFLSSRNCVHRDLAARNVLVCEGKLVKICDFGLARDLMKDQDYVARGNTFLPVKWMSPESIFQNIYSSQSDVWAYGVLLWEIFSLGGNPYPDLPLTQEFYSALKRGYRMSRPQHAPHDMFELMGRCWEEEPRCRPSFSSLVVSVGNMLTDKYNKRYLQLTEHFLKGENPAVVRSRLSLSRAAGDQTDDQTDGQADGQTDTHGRVTPQVKGHLSEAEPNQAGPSHGTYIIPIADVTIETSSGAVLDAVRYSSLSDSPDDSTSQDAPGSQEVMSSEGKQEAEEHPASSCSCEEEESCL; encoded by the exons ATGATGGAGTCCATCAGAGGGCAAACAGGAAGTCTGAACCTGCTGCCTTTCCTGTTAG gtgtgttcCTGTTTCACCCTGAAAGCGGCGTCTGTCTCGAGCTGCTGCCGTCGGCATCTGAAGTTCTGCTGAACTCGAACTCCAACTTCACTGTG GTGTGTTCAGGGTGGAGTCAGGTGACATGGCAGTTACCTCAGGACTCTCAGGTAGACGGAGTTGCTGTGGAGAATCGAGGGTCAACCAGCATCCTGCAGCTCTTAAATGTCACCTGGAGGAATTCTGGGAGATATACCTGTGAGGAAGCTTTGTCCTATCAGAGCAGAGACATCAACATCTTCATACCTGGACAAG GTCCAGATGAATGGTTCGTCCCCATGGGTCCAGGTGTGGTGATGAAGGAGGCGGAGGAAGATACCATCCCCTGCGTGGTGTCCAACCCGCAGCTCAATGTCTCACTGTACGAACGTCCGGGCAGAACTCCGGTCACAGGGATGACGTACGAGCCAGGACGTGGTTTCACGGGTCGTCTGGACGATACGTCCTATGTGTGCTTGGCCTCCCACGGAGACGAGGAAAGGGAGTCCCAGGTGTACTACGTCTTCAGCATCGTAG ttccTAAGGTCATGGAGGTGGATCTCACAGTGTCCAGCAGTGTGCTGAAACAGGGGGAGGTTCTCACTGTGAACTGCACTGTCAAAGACACTGAGATGGTTTTCTTCTCCTGGGACTACCCCCGCAGACag AAAGTCGAGCCAGTGACAGAATTTCTGCCCAATCGGATCCGCTCCTTCGTTAACATCTCCACGGCAACAGTGACAGATTCTG gtgtgtatgtgtgtgcagtgcaggAGACAATGCAGGGACGGACTgtagaaaaaaacatcacagtgacagtactcg atcGAGGTTACGTCTACCTGTGGCCTTCAGGTGAGACCAACGTGTCGTCTCTCCTCCACCACACGGTGGAGTTCAGAGTGGAAGTCGACGCCCATCCCGCCCCGACTGTCCTCTGGACTAAAGATAACCAAACAGTTGCCACGGAAACCACTTCCATCACCATGACACACCTGACGGGCAGCAG GTACGTGAGCACACTGACGCTGGTTCGAGTCCAGATGGATCAGACAGGAAGTTACACAGCAACCGTTTCCAACGAAGATGACGTTGAGGAGGTCATGTTCAGCCTggaggttaaag tgcCCCCCAGGATAACATCTCTGTTGGAGGTCAGCAGTAAGGCGGTGCTGTGTGTTAGCGAGGGAGCTCCACCCCCCTCTGTCACCTGGTTCACTtgtcacagcacacacag ATGCAGTAATGTGACGGGCGGCTGGAGGAGCCTATCTGCAGCCTCAGAGGACGTGTCTCTGCAGGAGAACGTTactgaggtggaggagagaggagtcaGCCAG GTACGAAGTGTGTTGACTCTACAGGCTCTCAGCTCTTTGTCAGCTGTTCGCTGTGAAGCAAAGAATTCTGCGGGACGACGAGTCAGAGACCTGCGAGTGCTGTCCACCT CTCTCCTGTCTCAGGTTGCAGTATTAGCTGCAGTTCTGGTCCTGGTCATCATCGCTGTGttcttcctcatcatcctcatcatcctctggAGGAAG AAACCTCGTTATGAAGTTCGTTGGAAGGTGATCGAATCGGTGAGTCCTGACGGACAGCAGTACACCTACCTCGATCCAACTCACCTTCCCTACAACTCCACCTGGGAAATACCACGGGACAGCGTGGTCCTAG GTCAGGTGCTGGGTTCAGGTGCCTTCGGCCGGGTCGTTGAGGGGAACGTCTCCGGTCTGATTCACTCTCATTCTACAACCAAAGTAGCGGTGAAGATGGTCAAAT cgcGCAGCAGCGCGGCTCAGTCTCTGATGTCCGAGCTGAAGGTTTTGGTTCATCTCGGTCCTCATCTGAACATCGTCAACCTGCTGGGAGCCTGCACGAGAGGAG gCCCTGTCTATCTGATCACTGAGTTCTGTCGTCATGGAGACCTGGTGAACTACCTGCAGAGGAACAAACACACCTTCCTGCAAAGCGATGCACACACCAAGAg agacacagacggaGGTTACATGGACATGACTAACGAGGAGAGCGCTCAGTACGTCGCCATGCAGCAGCTCAGCTACGCTGACATCGAACCTGTGGTGTACGAGACGCCGTACACGCCGCCAG ACCAGCAGGAGGCGTCCTCTGTGCTCCTCAGCGACTCTCCTGTCCTCAGCCTCGGTGACCTCCTCAGCTTCTCCTACCAGGTCTCTCAGGCCATGGACTTCCTGTCCTCCAGAAAC TGTGTCCACAGAGACCTGGCAGCAAGGAACGTCCTGGTCTGTGAGGGCAAACTGGTCAAGATCTGTGACTTCGGTTTGGCCCGAGACCTGATGAAGGATCAGGACTACGTCGCCAGAGGAAAC ACCTTCCTGCCCGTGAAGTGGATGTCTCCAGAGAGCATCTTCCAGAACATTTATAGCTCTCAGAGCGACGTCTGGGCTTATGGCGTCTTACTGTGGGAGATCTTTTCTTTGG GTGGGAACCCGTACCCTGACCTCCCCCTGACCCAGGAGTTTTATTCTGCTCTGAAGAGAGGATACAGGATGAGCCGACCCCAACACGCTCCCCACGACAT GTTTGAGCTGATGGGACGGTGCTGGGAGGAGGAGCCTCGGTGCAGACCTTCCTTCTCTTCGCTGGTCGTCTCTGTGGGAAACATGTTGACGGACAAATACAACAAG CGTTACCTCCAGCTGACAGAGCACTTCCTGAAAGGAGAAAATCCAGCTGTTGTTCGATCCAGGCTGAGTTTATCCAGAGCTGCTGGAGATCAGACGGACGATCAGACGGACGGGCAGGCGGACGGGCAGACGGACACACACg GAAGAGTCACCCCTCAGGTGAAAGGTCACCTGTCGGAAGCGGAACCAAACCAGGCAGGCCCCTCCCACGGCACCTACATCATCCCCATTGCTGATGTCACCATAGAAACGAGCAGCGGTGCTGTGCTGGACGCAGTCAGGTACAG CTCTCTATCAGATTCTCCTGATGACTCCACCTCTCAGGATGCACCAGGatcacaggaagtgatgtcatcagagggtaaacaggaagctgaggagcatcctgcttcatcctgtagctgtgaggaagaggagagctgCCTGTAA
- the LOC121190514 gene encoding platelet-derived growth factor receptor beta-like isoform X2: MMESIRGQTGSLNLLPFLLGVFLFHPESGVCLELLPSASEVLLNSNSNFTVVCSGWSQVTWQLPQDSQVDGVAVENRGSTSILQLLNVTWRNSGRYTCEEALSYQSRDINIFIPGQGPDEWFVPMGPGVVMKEAEEDTIPCVVSNPQLNVSLYERPGRTPVTGMTYEPGRGFTGRLDDTSYVCLASHGDEERESQVYYVFSIVVPKVMEVDLTVSSSVLKQGEVLTVNCTVKDTEMVFFSWDYPRRQKVEPVTEFLPNRIRSFVNISTATVTDSGVYVCAVQETMQGRTVEKNITVTVLDRGYVYLWPSGETNVSSLLHHTVEFRVEVDAHPAPTVLWTKDNQTVATETTSITMTHLTGSRYVSTLTLVRVQMDQTGSYTATVSNEDDVEEVMFSLEVKVPPRITSLLEVSSKAVLCVSEGAPPPSVTWFTCHSTHRCSNVTGGWRSLSAASEDVSLQENVTEVEERGVSQVRSVLTLQALSSLSAVRCEAKNSAGRRVRDLRVLSTSLLSQVAVLAAVLVLVIIAVFFLIILIILWRKKPRYEVRWKVIESVSPDGQQYTYLDPTHLPYNSTWEIPRDSVVLGQVLGSGAFGRVVEGNVSGLIHSHSTTKVAVKMVKSRSSAAQSLMSELKVLVHLGPHLNIVNLLGACTRGGPVYLITEFCRHGDLVNYLQRNKHTFLQSDAHTKRDTDGGYMDMTNEESAQYVAMQQLSYADIEPVVYETPYTPPDQQEASSVLLSDSPVLSLGDLLSFSYQVSQAMDFLSSRNCVHRDLAARNVLVCEGKLVKICDFGLARDLMKDQDYVARGNTFLPVKWMSPESIFQNIYSSQSDVWAYGVLLWEIFSLGGNPYPDLPLTQEFYSALKRGYRMSRPQHAPHDMFELMGRCWEEEPRCRPSFSSLVVSVGNMLTDKYNKRYLQLTEHFLKGENPAVVRSRLSLSRAAGDQTDDQTDGQADGQTDTHGRVTPQVKGHLSEAEPNQAGPSHGTYIIPIADVTIETSSGAVLDAVSSLSDSPDDSTSQDAPGSQEVMSSEGKQEAEEHPASSCSCEEEESCL; the protein is encoded by the exons ATGATGGAGTCCATCAGAGGGCAAACAGGAAGTCTGAACCTGCTGCCTTTCCTGTTAG gtgtgttcCTGTTTCACCCTGAAAGCGGCGTCTGTCTCGAGCTGCTGCCGTCGGCATCTGAAGTTCTGCTGAACTCGAACTCCAACTTCACTGTG GTGTGTTCAGGGTGGAGTCAGGTGACATGGCAGTTACCTCAGGACTCTCAGGTAGACGGAGTTGCTGTGGAGAATCGAGGGTCAACCAGCATCCTGCAGCTCTTAAATGTCACCTGGAGGAATTCTGGGAGATATACCTGTGAGGAAGCTTTGTCCTATCAGAGCAGAGACATCAACATCTTCATACCTGGACAAG GTCCAGATGAATGGTTCGTCCCCATGGGTCCAGGTGTGGTGATGAAGGAGGCGGAGGAAGATACCATCCCCTGCGTGGTGTCCAACCCGCAGCTCAATGTCTCACTGTACGAACGTCCGGGCAGAACTCCGGTCACAGGGATGACGTACGAGCCAGGACGTGGTTTCACGGGTCGTCTGGACGATACGTCCTATGTGTGCTTGGCCTCCCACGGAGACGAGGAAAGGGAGTCCCAGGTGTACTACGTCTTCAGCATCGTAG ttccTAAGGTCATGGAGGTGGATCTCACAGTGTCCAGCAGTGTGCTGAAACAGGGGGAGGTTCTCACTGTGAACTGCACTGTCAAAGACACTGAGATGGTTTTCTTCTCCTGGGACTACCCCCGCAGACag AAAGTCGAGCCAGTGACAGAATTTCTGCCCAATCGGATCCGCTCCTTCGTTAACATCTCCACGGCAACAGTGACAGATTCTG gtgtgtatgtgtgtgcagtgcaggAGACAATGCAGGGACGGACTgtagaaaaaaacatcacagtgacagtactcg atcGAGGTTACGTCTACCTGTGGCCTTCAGGTGAGACCAACGTGTCGTCTCTCCTCCACCACACGGTGGAGTTCAGAGTGGAAGTCGACGCCCATCCCGCCCCGACTGTCCTCTGGACTAAAGATAACCAAACAGTTGCCACGGAAACCACTTCCATCACCATGACACACCTGACGGGCAGCAG GTACGTGAGCACACTGACGCTGGTTCGAGTCCAGATGGATCAGACAGGAAGTTACACAGCAACCGTTTCCAACGAAGATGACGTTGAGGAGGTCATGTTCAGCCTggaggttaaag tgcCCCCCAGGATAACATCTCTGTTGGAGGTCAGCAGTAAGGCGGTGCTGTGTGTTAGCGAGGGAGCTCCACCCCCCTCTGTCACCTGGTTCACTtgtcacagcacacacag ATGCAGTAATGTGACGGGCGGCTGGAGGAGCCTATCTGCAGCCTCAGAGGACGTGTCTCTGCAGGAGAACGTTactgaggtggaggagagaggagtcaGCCAG GTACGAAGTGTGTTGACTCTACAGGCTCTCAGCTCTTTGTCAGCTGTTCGCTGTGAAGCAAAGAATTCTGCGGGACGACGAGTCAGAGACCTGCGAGTGCTGTCCACCT CTCTCCTGTCTCAGGTTGCAGTATTAGCTGCAGTTCTGGTCCTGGTCATCATCGCTGTGttcttcctcatcatcctcatcatcctctggAGGAAG AAACCTCGTTATGAAGTTCGTTGGAAGGTGATCGAATCGGTGAGTCCTGACGGACAGCAGTACACCTACCTCGATCCAACTCACCTTCCCTACAACTCCACCTGGGAAATACCACGGGACAGCGTGGTCCTAG GTCAGGTGCTGGGTTCAGGTGCCTTCGGCCGGGTCGTTGAGGGGAACGTCTCCGGTCTGATTCACTCTCATTCTACAACCAAAGTAGCGGTGAAGATGGTCAAAT cgcGCAGCAGCGCGGCTCAGTCTCTGATGTCCGAGCTGAAGGTTTTGGTTCATCTCGGTCCTCATCTGAACATCGTCAACCTGCTGGGAGCCTGCACGAGAGGAG gCCCTGTCTATCTGATCACTGAGTTCTGTCGTCATGGAGACCTGGTGAACTACCTGCAGAGGAACAAACACACCTTCCTGCAAAGCGATGCACACACCAAGAg agacacagacggaGGTTACATGGACATGACTAACGAGGAGAGCGCTCAGTACGTCGCCATGCAGCAGCTCAGCTACGCTGACATCGAACCTGTGGTGTACGAGACGCCGTACACGCCGCCAG ACCAGCAGGAGGCGTCCTCTGTGCTCCTCAGCGACTCTCCTGTCCTCAGCCTCGGTGACCTCCTCAGCTTCTCCTACCAGGTCTCTCAGGCCATGGACTTCCTGTCCTCCAGAAAC TGTGTCCACAGAGACCTGGCAGCAAGGAACGTCCTGGTCTGTGAGGGCAAACTGGTCAAGATCTGTGACTTCGGTTTGGCCCGAGACCTGATGAAGGATCAGGACTACGTCGCCAGAGGAAAC ACCTTCCTGCCCGTGAAGTGGATGTCTCCAGAGAGCATCTTCCAGAACATTTATAGCTCTCAGAGCGACGTCTGGGCTTATGGCGTCTTACTGTGGGAGATCTTTTCTTTGG GTGGGAACCCGTACCCTGACCTCCCCCTGACCCAGGAGTTTTATTCTGCTCTGAAGAGAGGATACAGGATGAGCCGACCCCAACACGCTCCCCACGACAT GTTTGAGCTGATGGGACGGTGCTGGGAGGAGGAGCCTCGGTGCAGACCTTCCTTCTCTTCGCTGGTCGTCTCTGTGGGAAACATGTTGACGGACAAATACAACAAG CGTTACCTCCAGCTGACAGAGCACTTCCTGAAAGGAGAAAATCCAGCTGTTGTTCGATCCAGGCTGAGTTTATCCAGAGCTGCTGGAGATCAGACGGACGATCAGACGGACGGGCAGGCGGACGGGCAGACGGACACACACg GAAGAGTCACCCCTCAGGTGAAAGGTCACCTGTCGGAAGCGGAACCAAACCAGGCAGGCCCCTCCCACGGCACCTACATCATCCCCATTGCTGATGTCACCATAGAAACGAGCAGCGGTGCTGTGCTGGACGCAGTCAG CTCTCTATCAGATTCTCCTGATGACTCCACCTCTCAGGATGCACCAGGatcacaggaagtgatgtcatcagagggtaaacaggaagctgaggagcatcctgcttcatcctgtagctgtgaggaagaggagagctgCCTGTAA